AGGAGTTCGCAACGTGTTTTTTCGTGAATGAGAGGCAGTTTGAAAATTTTTTTGCATTTTGATACGCGAGGCAACGTGTACACGAAAAACTTTGTAAAATAAGTGTTGACAGGGATTTTAGTGGGTGCTAATATATAGAAGTGCCTGATTCGAGGGCATGATTTTAGTGATACAGGGGAGTGAAAACAATGACACTGGAAGCACTGAAAACAGCCAAGCGGGTCATTGGTATCAAACAGGTTGCCAAAGCGGTAAAACGCGAAGCGGCAACGGAAGTCTTTATCGCTGATGATGCAGATGCCAAGGTGGTCGAACCTTTGGAAACGCTCTGTACGGAACAGAATGTACCGGTCAGCCGCGTGAGCTCGATGAAAGAGCTGGGGACAGCTTGCAACATCGAAGTTGGTGCAGCAGCGGCGGCAGCGATTAAGTAATACGCCTATTTGTTAAAAATCGTAAGCTCTGCTTGCGATTTTAATAAATAATAAATTCTCAATATGAAGGAAGGAGGTGCATGTATGCCTACTATCAACCAGTTAGTTCGTAAGAGCAGAAAGAGCATGCAGGAGAAGTCCAAAGCACCAGCACTTAAGAATTGCCCGCAGAAACGTGGCGTTTGCACTCGTGTTTACACGTCTACGCCGAAAAAGCCGAACTCGGCTCTGCGTAAAGTAGCTCGTGTTCGTTTGACGAACAGCATCGAAGTTACTGCATATATTCCGGGCATTGGTCATAATCTTCAGGAGCATAGTGTTGTTCTGATCCGTGGCGGTCGTGTTAAGGACCTGCCGGGTGTTCGTTACCACATCATCCGTGGTTCTCTCGATACTGCAGGTGTGCAGGATCGTGCTCAGGGCCGCTCCAAGTATGGTGCGAAACGCGCTAAAAAGAAATAATACAGCTTCGCAAATGAAGACTATGATAAGGAGGTAAAACAATGCCAAGAAAAGGTGCCGTACCTAAGCGTGACGTACTGCCGGATCCGGTGTACCACAGCAAGACGGTTACAAAATTCATCAACAAGGTAATGCTCTCCGGTAAGAAGAGCGTTGCTGAACGCGTCGTATATGATGCATTTGAGACGATCCGCGCTAAGACGGGCAAGGATCCTCTGGAAGTTTTTGAGACGGCTCTGAAGAACGTTATGCCGGTTCTCGAAGTTCGCGCTCGCCGCGTCGGTGGTGCTAACTACCAGGTTCCGGTTGAAGTTCGTCCGGATCGTCGTATGACTCTCGGTATTCGCTGGATCGTGAATTATGCACGTCTCCGTGGCGAAAAGACTATGGACGAGCGTCTCTCCGGTGAACTCATGGATGCTGCCAACAACACTGGCGCAGCAATCAAGAAGAAGGAAGATACGCATAAGATGGCCGAAGCCAATAAGGCATTCGCTCATTATCGTTGGTAATCTTTTCTATTATATAAGGAGCGATATTAAAAGTGGCAAGAGAGTATTCCCTTGAAAAAACTCGTAATATCGGTATCATGGCTCACATCGATGCCGGTAAGACGACTACTACTGAGCGTATCCTCTTCTACACCGGTGTAAACCACAAGATCGGTGAAGTTCACGACGGTGCTGCTACCATGGACTGGATGGTTCAGGAGCAGGAACGCGGCATCACGATTACGTCTGCTGCTACCACCTGTCATTGGAAAGACCATCGTATCAACATCATTGATACTCCGGGTCACGTGGACTTTACGGTAGAAGTTGAACGTTCCCTGCGCGTACTCGATGGTACCGTAGCAGTTCTGACTGCTCGCGGTGGCGTTGAGCCTCAGACTGAAACCGTATGGCGTCAGGCTGAGCGTTACAATGTTCCTCGTATGGCTTATGTCAACAAGATGGACATCACGGGCGCAGATTTCTACAATGTTATCAACATGATGCATGAACGTCTCCAGGCCAATGCAGTAGCTATCCAGCTGCCGATCGGTGCTGAAGATACCTTCCAGGGCATCATCGACCTCGTTAAGAACGAAGCCATCGTTTATGAAGACGACCTCGGCAAAGTTGCTGACGAAGTTGCTATTCCTGATGACATGAAGGAAAAAGCTGAAGAGTATCGCGAAAAGCTGCTCGAAGCTCTCTCCGAACTCGATGACGAGTTTATGGAAAAATATCTCGGTGGCGAAGAAATCACTGAAGAAGAGATTAAGAAAGTCATCCGTAAGGGCACCGTTGAGTGCAAACTCGTTCCGGTAACCTGCGGTACTTCCTATCGCAACAAGGGCGTTCAGCCCCTGCTCGATGCCATCGTTGATTACATGCCGGCTCCGGTAGACATTCCGCCTATCAAGGGTATCAATCCGGATTCCGGT
The Selenomonas ruminantium AC2024 DNA segment above includes these coding regions:
- a CDS encoding ribosomal L7Ae/L30e/S12e/Gadd45 family protein is translated as MTLEALKTAKRVIGIKQVAKAVKREAATEVFIADDADAKVVEPLETLCTEQNVPVSRVSSMKELGTACNIEVGAAAAAAIK
- the rpsL gene encoding 30S ribosomal protein S12, which codes for MPTINQLVRKSRKSMQEKSKAPALKNCPQKRGVCTRVYTSTPKKPNSALRKVARVRLTNSIEVTAYIPGIGHNLQEHSVVLIRGGRVKDLPGVRYHIIRGSLDTAGVQDRAQGRSKYGAKRAKKK
- the rpsG gene encoding 30S ribosomal protein S7, which gives rise to MPRKGAVPKRDVLPDPVYHSKTVTKFINKVMLSGKKSVAERVVYDAFETIRAKTGKDPLEVFETALKNVMPVLEVRARRVGGANYQVPVEVRPDRRMTLGIRWIVNYARLRGEKTMDERLSGELMDAANNTGAAIKKKEDTHKMAEANKAFAHYRW